The Salvia splendens isolate huo1 chromosome 21, SspV2, whole genome shotgun sequence genome includes a window with the following:
- the LOC121785571 gene encoding auxin-repressed 12.5 kDa protein-like → MVLLDHLWDDVVAGPLPERGLKHLKKVYTKPLNIKDIGVEGSSKYQRSLSMPASPVTPGTPSPTTVRKDNVWRSVFHPGSNIATKTVGANYFDRPEPNSPTVYDWLYSGETRSKHHEKV, encoded by the exons ATGGTGCTCTTGGATCATCTCTGGGATGATGTGGTGGCCGGGCCGCTGCCGGAGCGCGGCCTCAAACACCTGAAGAAGGTCTACACCAAGCCCTTGAACATCAAAG ATATTGGGGTGGAGGGAAGCAGCAAGTACCAGCGATCTCTGTCGATGCCGGCCAGCCCGGTGACACCAGGGACGCCGTCGCCCACCACCGTCAGGAAGGACAACGTGTGGCGGAGCGTCTTCCATCCCGGCAGCAACATCGCCACCAAGACCGTCGGAGCTAACTACTTCGACCGCCCCGAGCCCAACTCCCCCACCGTTTATGACTG GCTATACAGTGGGGAGACGAGGAGCAAGCACCACGAGAAAGTGTGA